GCAAACGAAAGAGATACACCACCAGAACAATGCTACAGTTAAGAGTGTGGATGATGCGGCCGGTGTTGGTAGCATATTGACTGCTGAGCGCGCAATGCATTCGATGAAACGAAGTGCATCATCACTCACAACACTATCGAACAAACGAATGAAGATCATCAACAATCTACATAGTTCGACCGCACCTCCGTCGGTTCTGCTGCAGGGAAGTGGCGGTGGTAGCAGTGGAAAAAATAAGTCGAAAGTATTATAATCACTACTACTCATGCTGATCCTTATGACCACAGGCTTGTCAGCCGGATATTCCCAGTTGCGGGACATTCAAACCGAGCCCGAGCAGAGATTGCCAAAACAGACTACGCAAGTTGATAGGGCTATGTTCTTTAGCGTGTGTCTGATAAGCAGATGCGCTGTTGTATATATTACTAAACCCAAAGAGGGGCAGTTTGCTTAAAAGGCGACAAGACATTAGATAATTGTGCAGGAGCTATTTTAATCATTCTCACCACAACGCTTTCGCCCATCTAAGTAACCAatcgaaaaacacacaaacacgtacaTGAGCTCCACGGGAAGAAGGGGAAACGCTTGTTGATTCATTATCGATACTACATGTTTTAGCATCTAGTCTATACCGAGCGTGAACAATATTATCCCAGCATTGGCTTTGGCACACaattattctttaaaaaaagaattgaaaccagaaaaaaattaTACTGTCCCTCCCCTGCCAGCACTGCTTTGCTCCATACGGCAGCTGtcacgtacgtgtgtgtgtttgcgtgttgtgtgagtgtgtgtactgtgtgttgtttggtggaaaatatgaCTGTAACCAGCGTGAGACGAATATCGTCCTGGTGTGTTTGCTGGGACGTAGGCAACCAAAAAGCCTAACCCAGCAAACCCCGGATCTTCATTAGACTACTATGATTATTCACGGAGTACGATTTTGTCCTGCAAAGCCTTGTGTTTTGACGGATATACAGGCGCTTTCTCCTTGCCGGAGAAATAAGTTTCAAGGGAGTGTGATAGTTAGTTCGTTAGGCTCGTAGTTTACTTTAACGTATTTTAGGCTATAATAGAAGACTATACATAATATTATAagtaacaatttaaaacaaactagttatcaacaaaaaaacacagaatcTAGACTTACACAAggagaaacacaaaaaaaacatagactGGAAACACTGTTCTTTTGGCATTGGTTGAGAAAATTCAAAGTTTTGCGTGATGGTTTGTACCAAACGAAACTGCAATCGTGTTGAGAGGCGCCATTTGTTGGCTCGAACATTAGATACTAGCTTCAACACTAGAACTACACAGCGTTTTTTTCAAATGGGCGTTActttattaacaattttgaacagctggattatgttttaatattttataaagtTCATACTGTAGAATAGATATGTAAAACTCATGCATCAACTATGATAGAATTgttgaaaatcataaaatcgGTTTGATTAAAAGGAAGCGTACGAGTCCAAATGTCTCAGCTCCGCGTAGTGGTAATACTTTGCCGTCCACAAGTTTCGCAGAGTTGTTCTCCCTTTACGCCTGCAGTACAGATGGCGAACACTACTACGGCTATTGTGTTAGCATACCGCAGTAAAATGTATAATACTGGAAACACAATTCTGCGTATGATTTGTGAGTTTTCGGAATGCATCACCACTGATCGACTTTCACCGATGGTACGCTCTCGTCACTATTGTGATGTCGCCGGACGGCAAAGTGTTAATCACGAAATAATCACGGAACCGTGCAATGGGGACACTAAACGGGAAATAATGTGTAGTGAAGAAAGGTAATACAATTTCCTCAAAAgttacacatttttattacCGTTGTGTACGAATCTTTtaacaaaagacttcaatgaTGGTGAGGGCACAAACCTAAACggataaaaaatatcaaaatacaCTAAAGACTAGCGCAATCCGCAACGCATTTGCATACTGAGCCCTTTCTGTCTAGATGTTTGCAACTGTCTGGTTTGACCCGTACGCTTGACGAGTTTTGAAATCACAGAGAGTCGGTCAGTAGATATTGATATGGTATGCATGCCAATATTAAGAATGATTTCCATGTAAAAGAACAGAGCAACTTTTGAGTcacaaaggaaggaaaaatatacTAGTAAGTGGAATAGAAGAGCTTTGATCATTTACGCTACAGACCGATATGCTACCGGGATGCGTTACCTGCCCGTGTACTTCACTGATTATCTAGTTACGAGTAAATGTTAATCGTAAAGCCAGTTCACAATGGTTAGAAAGCCACCAGAACGAGAAACACTATACATGTTctatggatggaaaatttcaCCTTCAAAATGCGTTTCAATATCTCAACTTCAATGCTGTTAATAAACGGTGGTTCATTATAAACCTGAAGTATGTTGTTAACCTAAAGGCTTATCATTtattacatacacacatacacataaagAGACCCCGCATTGATTTAATGACGACGATATTGCTTTTTGAATTTATCGAAATGATAATCATCGGTCGCTTTTTTCGGAACACGATCATCCCCGCGCTGATCGCGCTGATGCTCCTCTTGGTATCGTCGCTTCGTCGGGGCAGGATTCTCGATCCGATAACGATTATGCTGCATAAAGTTAACTGCCATATTCGATGGGACAAAATGGGACGGGAGatctttcttcctttgctgCTCCTGCATATACTTCAGCTTGGCTTCCTCCGTCGCCtctatatttttaattttcgccTCAATGCCAAGATCTATCTCCGGGATACCGCTGAGCATTTGATTGGACAACATTTCTTCCGAACGCTGGGACGACGTTTGACTGAGATGTGCCGGAAGTGAGAGCAGAGCTGCCTCTTCCGGGCTCAGATACTTGGTGGAAGATTCACCCTCCACCTGGTTGTCCTGCTCTTGTGCTATACCTTTTCGTTTACCGAGTTCCTCTTCAATGTACCTAAAAGTAAAGAAGACGGTTGATATATTACATATATTCAATTCCTCTTCATACTTCTGTTCATTTTAACATACTTCATCATTTCCTCATCCTCgtctcgtttgtttgtttccgccGAAAACTGTGTACCTATCCCTGTATCGTATGGATCCTCGACTGCAGCTTTCAGCTTGCCCGCCTTTAACGCTTGCATATTTACCATACCTCCAGTTTTAATATTGAACGGATCTTTCTGCAACAAGAAAAATTTGCTTATTACGGAATGACAGCTATCTCTCGGGCTACAAAACAGTCGTTTCGTCTACAAAAATAGTAAGGGCTGAAGATCCTTTCAGAATAAATCCCACACCGAACAGTGGCTTCGGGGGGAATGCAGTGCCTCTTCGAAGATCTTTTTTACGGAATTTCCAATGCCGTAAAAGTTAGTTAGTTATAACAACGTCACCAGACCATAGTTTCAGATACGTACCACTGTAACCTCTTCTTCGatcgttatttttttaccaGCCGCCAAGCTGAGAATGTTTACACCATTGCGCCTATTACGCAACCTTTGCCGTTCTTTGGTTTCCTCTAGTTTGGAtctgaaagaaaagaaaatgtacagGTTCCACTaacatgtgtttttattataagCGTATCAAGACTCGTACAAAATCCCAGCTTCCGTATCATGTTCCTGCTCATCGTCTTCACTATTGGACGGTTTCCTTTGCCggagttgttttttgccttttttcttgAATTCCACTTTCACCTGGACTTCTTCGCTTtcagacattttttttaattccttcaGTACccgaaacaaatgtaaaaatgcCGTAAAATCGTAAAAATATCTGGCTTATCtacaatgtaaacaaaacgcgttttttcttgctgtacttctaaacaaaacaatccttcGCTTTGACAACTGCGACCAAGATTCACACACTTGCCAGAGTCGCGGGTATTCCATTGTCAACATAAAGTACCAGTACCAACCTGGACGCTGTCTATCAACAACACGCATGGCACTCGAGATTGTacgttcaaaacaaacatcgttcTTTTTGGTGCCGATACAGCACACTGTAGTCCCTgcaaaatggggaaaattaacaaaaaatcaccaaaacccAAGCTAAGTTCCAAGCCTAATGATGATAGCAACAAGATCAAAGGACCTTTTCCCATCTATCGATCGACACCGGTTCAACTAAACGGTCCGGAACCAACCAGTTTCAAGGTAGTAGAAAATAAACCGAATAAGAAAGATAGGGTAACGAAGGGTACAATATCAGAAAACCCGCAACAAAAACCAGGCCCATCACTCGACGAGCCAGAAGATggagcaaaaacgaaaaagctTCGCAAGCTGGCCATTTCACGATTatccaaaaaggaaaagaaacagttCCGCAAAGaggaaatgttgaaaaaagTCGAACTTACGAAGCAAGCTTTCCGGCAAGATAAGGAACGAAAGAAGCGTGAACAGACGGCCATCACCGGCGACTTGAAACCGTTGCTGGATGCATTACCTTCGCTAGAGTCTCTATTTGAGGTGAAATCAGCCGCTGCACTTAAAACGGGTGTACCCAAGTACGATAAAAAGGCTGAACCCAGAACGAAAAAACAGCGACAAGCGCAACGtcggaacaaaaacaagcgCGAATTCATGAAGCGTTGCCGTACCATCAAACGGGTGCTAAACGATCAAGCATTTAAAAAAGATCCCAAAAAAATGATCGCCGACTATATAAAGAATGCACGCAAGGAGCAGTCTGAGTTGCTGTTGAAAAGTGCATCGTAAAACCGTGGTACGCATGTGTTCGTAATTAATGCCCAGAAATATACATAGATTTGGTTTTATCGGTaacgaaaaatattgtttcattttgtatcACCTGAGAGCGCAATAGCGTTCCGCGTAACACGTCTAATATCGTACAGAAAACAGTGCACGGATAAATTTTCTGAAACGAGCATCAGCATCAATGGAACTGAAGTTTTCTGCTGTCGATACAATGTTAACAGCTCTGAGACATGAGGCAATGGTTGGGATGATCTGTGGACGaataaaaatcattacaaCTATGGTTACAATCATCTTACATGGTTCATTACCTTCGCACAATAATACGCGCTATCGGCACAGGAGGAAGTGactttttgaatgtttgagaTTCTGTTGCAAACAGGTCGAAGGAGAGCTGTAAATTGCTCTCTCGTACCGACTCAACAATGTCTGAAGAATGGTCCTCTTCGATTAAACTCTGCACAATATCAAATCGATCGAACATCCGTCGAAATTGTTCAATTCGTTTAAATCCGTCGTTTTCGCTGTTTAATGTTACGgtttctggtttttgtttcttaaagaCTGGTTCACCGGAAGACGCCATCGCACTCTCTTCATCTTTTGAATCGCTTGGCACTTGTTTGGAAGACGATGGTTTTCTGATaatattacaatatttttgcattgATCTCCTTACCGACTCGTACAGTTTCGAGTCCTCTTTGGGATAGACAGTTGCTCGAGGGTTTGGTTGATTCAGCGTTGCGTATAGATAGCTCCACACACACCGTTCTTCGGCGTTGGGCAGATCTGGTTCAACAGTGCAATACTTTCGCGATGGGTCATACCGGAGAACGTAATAGCTGGCCCGCACTAGAATTGAGTAGACTTGGTACTCTTCAAGTGTGAGTGTTCCGGAATGACCAAGCAACAAGCTGTATCCTTGCTCGATTGACATTACCATGCCGTTCCATCTAACTAACAATCGATTCTGGAAggaagcaaatgaaacaatgCTTAGCAATAGTCGAGTTGTTGCTTAAATGAATGTCGCATTTCATACCATTTCCATGAGAAATAAAGCTTCGTGATTTTCCACATATTTGCCAGTGGAATCTTCATATCCGAACGCTTgccattttccttccacccTCGTAATGCGTATCCGACGATGATCATTTTCCCACACTCCTTCCGAGTTGCCATCCGATTTATTTACTCTTTCTTGCGACAGTAATCGACGAAACTGGTCTGATTAAGCTTGAGGTTAACAATTTCGCTTATGATCTTAAGTTATCCTTGATTACCTTTCATTCGTTCCAGATCTGCTCGTCGCGTTTCGTCCAATTCGTCCAGCGAGACCAGCCTATTGAACTGCGCTTGTACTTCGTAGGATTCGGTATGATGTTTCACCATATCTGCACCACTGTAAAAACCACTTTAATTTACCTCCTTGCAACGTACCCTGGTATCTTACCTTAGAAGTCCACATCTTTGCTTACTGGTCGAAGCCATACTTTTGCTGTGAAAAGTCTATGAATTCTACCGGTTGTGTTCACGCTTCTGAAAACGCCTGCAAAGATCGCATGTTTCGGCTGCACATATTCCCAGTGTTTGGATAAACAAACGTTGACGtttgctcacacacacaaacaagttgatttttcattcattaaaaaaaagggtttttcaCTTcttgtttactttatttttttctcaaactcAACTCAATTTCTTTGAAAATTTAACGAAATACGCCCAAATTTAGTAAACAGGAAAATATAAGGTATTATTATTTGGGAGGttaaattaagaaaataaaatttagcaCACAATTGCGAGTTATACAAATGTAAAAATTACCTTCTCAGTGGCAGTAAAAGCTTCAACGATATGGTGCAGATGAGTAGATTACGCAGTATCGTAGTACCTAGTACACAATGTATGATGAATGATTAGCGTTGTCGATTGGACCGACAAACTTCCTCGCCTATTTTAGTCATTTTTTATCTGAATCTCCGATGTTGCTTTCCATTCTTCGTTCAGATGCACCTTACAACCCAAATCTCTAAGCGCTGATTTCACATCCTGCGTGATGCTGGGATGATCGGCCAGTGCTTGATTAAGTACATCTTCGATGCCTTGTGCCACGAACGTATCGCACTGATCTCGCGATCGCGACACCATGTTCCGCACTGCCCAAGCCGCATTACGCTGAATTATCTTGCTCTTCGGATGGATTTTCATCGTTTGAATAATTGTCTCGGAAATACCTGTCTCAAATAGGACCTTACTATTGTTGGGCTCCCGTAATGCCAGTGTCGAAATACACGCTAGCGCATGACGTGCAAATGTTTCATTATCTTTGTGGCGGTTAAGCGCCGACTCTAGCAACGGGGCTGCTCCGCACTGGATAATGTGCTGCTTTACCGTGTCATTTCCGGCAAGTGCTTTGAGCAACTTGCACGCTTCGCGAATGATTTTCATCGAGTCGGGAAACTCAACCATCGCATCAAGAATGAACTTAAGTCCACCGGCTTCCTCTACCGTTTGGCAGAATTCGTTACGCACCGTTAGAGAGGCTATCGTTAACATCAAGTCGCTGATTAAGTCGGGGTCAGATTTGAACTCTAAAAtcgtataaaagaaaaacaaaacattcattcaaatAACCCAAAGATATTATTTTACTTACTAGTAAGCAATTGCGTTATCTCCGTGAGCGTTTCGCCCGCAAGCTGACGGGCGTGCTCGTGAGCCTTGCCAAACTCCACCCGTATGTCGTCATCCAGAATCAAATAACGGAAAAGTGTGCAGGTGTTACGGATCACATCCGGTTCGC
This Anopheles marshallii chromosome 3, idAnoMarsDA_429_01, whole genome shotgun sequence DNA region includes the following protein-coding sequences:
- the LOC128712190 gene encoding splicing factor C9orf78 homolog, whose translation is MSESEEVQVKVEFKKKGKKQLRQRKPSNSEDDEQEHDTEETKERQRLRNRRNGVNILSLAAGKKITIEEEVTVKDPFNIKTGGMVNMQALKAGKLKAAVEDPYDTGIGTQFSAETNKRDEDEEMMKYIEEELGKRKGIAQEQDNQVEGESSTKYLSPEEAALLSLPAHLSQTSSQRSEEMLSNQMLSGIPEIDLGIEAKIKNIEATEEAKLKYMQEQQRKKDLPSHFVPSNMAVNFMQHNRYRIENPAPTKRRYQEEHQRDQRGDDRVPKKATDDYHFDKFKKQYRRH
- the LOC128714200 gene encoding armadillo repeat-containing protein 6 homolog, encoding MAKVITQETFDDVVKENIVEFSMSIEEAREETIKQFEAQGIHLGNIIKDLNVNPDTGVPLLNESIEELKRLTETKDADPQMVFQHLAVITEECKLSVPHRVLAAKLGAYEFIVKRLTSDDKLDDEALHKLLTAANAIINKQPDVFNHESLAVALKTLKAAHDTKVACEAMKWLQKACILHEMNRQMIMEENQTIPSIKPFLARSEPDVIRNTCTLFRYLILDDDIRVEFGKAHEHARQLAGETLTEITQLLTKFKSDPDLISDLMLTIASLTVRNEFCQTVEEAGGLKFILDAMVEFPDSMKIIREACKLLKALAGNDTVKQHIIQCGAAPLLESALNRHKDNETFARHALACISTLALREPNNSKVLFETGISETIIQTMKIHPKSKIIQRNAAWAVRNMVSRSRDQCDTFVAQGIEDVLNQALADHPSITQDVKSALRDLGCKVHLNEEWKATSEIQIKND
- the LOC128714260 gene encoding uncharacterized protein LOC128714260, with amino-acid sequence MASTSKQRCGLLSGADMVKHHTESYEVQAQFNRLVSLDELDETRRADLERMKDQFRRLLSQERVNKSDGNSEGVWENDHRRIRITRVEGKWQAFGYEDSTGKYVENHEALFLMEMNRLLVRWNGMVMSIEQGYSLLLGHSGTLTLEEYQVYSILVRASYYVLRYDPSRKYCTVEPDLPNAEERCVWSYLYATLNQPNPRATVYPKEDSKLYESVRRSMQKYCNIIRKPSSSKQVPSDSKDEESAMASSGEPVFKKQKPETVTLNSENDGFKRIEQFRRMFDRFDIVQSLIEEDHSSDIVESVRESNLQLSFDLFATESQTFKKSLPPVPIARIIVRRSSQPLPHVSELLTLYRQQKTSVPLMLMLVSENLSVHCFLYDIRRVTRNAIALSGDTK
- the LOC128714908 gene encoding ribosome biogenesis protein SLX9 homolog encodes the protein MGKINKKSPKPKLSSKPNDDSNKIKGPFPIYRSTPVQLNGPEPTSFKVVENKPNKKDRVTKGTISENPQQKPGPSLDEPEDGAKTKKLRKLAISRLSKKEKKQFRKEEMLKKVELTKQAFRQDKERKKREQTAITGDLKPLLDALPSLESLFEVKSAAALKTGVPKYDKKAEPRTKKQRQAQRRNKNKREFMKRCRTIKRVLNDQAFKKDPKKMIADYIKNARKEQSELLLKSAS